GTTTTGGATTGAAGGATATAAATAACTCCTAAACCCATATCCACATTAGACCAATCAAGGTCAAAGATTTCCCTTCTTCTCATGCCGGAATGAAGGGCAAACCGTACAATTTGTTGAGCTTGTTTGTTTTTGCAATACTGGAACAATTGTGTTAATTTATCATTACCCCAATATGCCTCACGGTTATTATCTTCCGGCTTCTTAGTTACTACTACGCACGGGTTTTTACCGTTCCACAAGTCATGCTTGATACCATATTCTATAACAGCTCCTAACACAGCAAAATAACGGTTACATGTACTGCTTTTGAGGCCCTTGTTTTTGATTCCACCTTTGGTTAATAATTCATTATAGAACTGCTGTAACTTTGTACTGGTTAAATCTTTCATCTTAACATTACCAAATTTATCTTTGCAGATTTTCCACATGGACTTTGCCGAACGCCCCGGAAGTTCTTTCCCGTGAAGTTCCCAATAGGCATCTGCTAGTTGTCCATACGTTACTTTTAAGGTGCGACGTTCCGGAAAGAAAACATCATCTTCTTTTTCTTTCATTAGGCGTGTAGCTACTTCCACAGCGTATTTCTTTGTGCCATGTATTTTCTTACGCCACCGCTTACCTTCACTATCACGGAAGTCAATAAGATACACTTTGCCTTTTTCAATTTCCTTCACATGCTTCATATCACACCCATCTACTCTTTACTTCACTTTGCTTCTCAATAATTATCAATATATACCAATATATATAAGTATAATACATAAACTATCAATAGTCAATAGCTATTTATGATTTTCAATACCCCAATGTGTTATAATATAACCATGGAAAAACAGACCCCTAAGAAAACAAATCCAACTATTGCTTTTGTGGCTACCCCGGAAATCGTGCAAGCCCTTGAGAAACGCTCTAAAACGGAAGAACGTAGTATTTCGTGGCTCATTCGTAAGGCATTAGAAGCGTACTTGCACATTTAATCACACCTGGATTGCTTTACAACCTGCACAAAGGGTGTTTAGACCCTTAATTGTGAGCCAAAACAGGCCCTCTGTGCAGTTTTACTTGGCTTTACAGGTTATTTACCCACTCTTCTATTTCACGGACAATAAATAACAATTTACGTCCGATTTTCTTTACACACTTTGGTGGGATAATACCCATACTTTTCCAAGTATAGACCGTTCCCGGTGTGGTTCGCAGGTACTCTGCCAATTCTTCTACAGTCATTAATTCTTCCATTTTTGCTTCTCCGTACTTAATTACCCCAAAGGGGTTGAAATAAACAGCTCCACTATTGCTAGTAGTACTGGGGCAAAAAGACATGTATCTGATTCAGTTACTATCTCTTTGCGGGTTAATTCATCTAAATCCGTGTTACTTAGTGGATTTAATTCTTGTACTGCTTTCATAAACGTCTCCTTAAACACAGCCAGACAATGCACATCTTCCAACTGTAGCTTTTCAAATCTTTGTATGAACTCTCTAGCTCTTCGCTTACCTAACTTCTTTTCTATTATCTGCCGGACATCTTCTACACCTACATATACACAAGACATCACATGCAGCATATCAGTCAGTAATGACCGTGTGTTTTCGTATTCCTTCTGGTCTAGCCACATACGAACTTTATCCAGTGCTTTGGCTTTGTCCGGTACGTGCCAGTGTTGTACGGTCTTTTCCAGATTCTTTTGCAGTACAGCTCTGACTACATTTTCCTGGGATAAGTCCTTCAAACAGCAGGATTCCACCGACACACTACACACCTTTAATTCCCGGTCAATTTCTTTAGCAGTCTTGAGCGAACACTCCAACCGATAGAACGTACCGGGAAGATTATTGAGTATATCCTTTAATTCATCCTCATTCCGTTTATCCTGCAGTATCTCAGCCGTCTTGTTATAGAAACACACTTTGCGACGTTTTAAGGAGCCAGCAGCCATGTGCCCATCATCTGTATAGAACGTGAACGCTTGCCTATAATGACCGCCACGATGTTGTTCTTGTAAGCAAGACCACATTGTTTGACTACTAAACGGCAAATAACACACCTTGGCATAATCAATCCGGTACACATGAGCATAAAACAGGATAGCCGGACAGGTTAACACGTGAGCTTTGTTCAGTAACGTATTTAGCCGAAGCAGGACTTGTGGTATATCACTGGGAACTATTTCATACAAGTTTTGTCCACACCATACCTTACTTGGACTGAACTCTATCTTTAACCTTTCATCCGGCAGCAGCTCTAATGCAGGGAAGTAGTCCTTCTGTTTCCGTAAATACTTCCAATTAGCTTCAATATCATCCACACATGCCTTGGAACTTAACTCAAACTCTGCATGCGGTTGCAGTAATAAACCGACGGTATTAATCATAACTTGCCTACTTTTTACAGCTTTAACTGTTCTTAACTTCCCTACTATCAATCTATCTGTTCTATTTTTGTTGCCAATCAGTATTTCTGTTTAGACCTTTCTATATACAACCTATGTGTTCTATTTTTAGGCAGGTTAAGCTCTGTGCCGTCGTAGAAAGCTCAATCAGCATGAAGTGATGTAAGCCTGTCAGACACTGTAAATACGCCCACTTTCGCCAACTTTGCTGCAAAAATTGATTATTGAGATACAGAAACACCTAACAAACCAGGTGTCTTATGCGTGATGACAGTATTTGGAAATTGCTAATTCCCAGGGGAATTTTGAGCATATATTACAGACCGATTGACCTGTATTGATGATGAAGCTAAAAAGACGTGTAAAGTAACCTAGTGAACAAACTAACTACTAAGACACTTACACATTAACCCAATGAACCCGTATGATTGCTTATGGTTTTAATGAGGTAAGAAAGACTGTGAAGATACACATTAATAACCCATACCCTATTAATCATAAATCAGTGTAAAGAGTACATAGCTACTAATGAACACATACCAACACAACAGTACGTAACAGATGGATTCAGTATTAATAGTATGTGTAATGACTAACACTAATAATACTATTGTGGCAGGAGAGGTGCGAGAGCGCGAACGGTGCGAACAAACCGTGCCGCCGATTAGGTGCGAGCGTGAGCGAACACCGTAGAGGCGGCACCTGCCACAGATACAAGGCATATGTTCTACCGGATTTATCCGTGCGGAATTGTTAGACAGCATACTTTGCATAGTTTGCTTAAAATTGCTTGTTTGCAAATAATCCGTATTTGTTATAATAACCACAAGAGCTTTTAACGTCTGTTTGGGAGAACGTTTATGCAAAAATACAAGGAACTGTTGCGTGTTCTAGGTTTTCAACCGAAAGAAAACGCCGTTGATGTGTATGCAAAAACGTACCCTAACCACCGATACGTAATAGAGGTGGACTTCCAGAAAGAACAAATCAATTACGGTCCTCTTATCAAAAGCGAATCCAAAACCACACAAAATTTCTCTCAAGCGGAAAACTGGGTCGTGTTGGAGTGTGTAGACCGTCTTTTGACCAAAGGATATGCTCCAGACCGTCTCATATTAGAAAAGACATGGCCTGCCGGACATGGTACTTCTGGTCGTCTTGATGTGTGCGTGCTTCGGGAAAAAGATGATTCAGAATACCTACTCATTGAATGTAAAACCTACGGCAAGGAATTTGATAAAGCAGTTGCCAAGATGAATAAAGACGGTGACCAACTATTTACCTACTTCAAATTTAGCAACAAAGCTGATGTGATTATGCTTTACACCTCTGAACTGCAAGGCAAGAAGGTTGTTTATAAAAATGAGATTGTAAAGATAGAAGATGACTACAGAGCCGGAGACGTAAAGGATTTCTACGAAAAGTGGAACAAATTGACCAAAGATAATGGTATTTTTGAATCATGGGTCAGTCCGTATTGCTTTGCAAATAAGGCATTGATAAAAAGTCAGTTAAAGCCAATCAATCAGGAAGATTCCAGTTTTATCTTCAATCGTTTTCTTGAAATTTTACGTCATAACGTTGTGTCGGACAAAGGAAACGCTTTTAATAAGATTTTCACGCTGTTTTTGTGTAAAGTATATGATGAAACTTCTAAAGAAGATGACGAGGAATTGGAATTTCAGTGGAAAGAAGGGGTAGACGACCATGTGTCCTTTCAGCTCCGTTTAACCGACCTTTACAAGAATGGTATGAAGGTTTTCCTTTCTCGTACTGTTAGTGATTTTGATGAATCTGAATTTGATAACAAATACAAACATTTATCCCAAGAAACCAAAGCCGAGCTACTGAAAGAAATCAATACGCTCCGTTTGGAAAAGAACAACGAATTTGCCATTAAAGAAGTATACGACCATGATTCTTTTGTTGAAAATGCCAAAATTGTTAAAGAAGTGGTAGAACTGTTGCAGGGATACAAAATACGTTACAATAAACGGCAACAATACCTGTCTGACTTCTTTGAACTTCTACTCACTACAGGTCTGAAACAAGAAGCCGGCCAGTTCTTTACGCCTGTTCCCGTGGCCCAGTTTATCATTAAGAGTTTACCGCTGGAAGACATGATTGACAAAACGCTCTCATCCAAGACCGGAGACCTGCTGCCGTATATGATTGACTACGCAGCCGGAAGTGGCCACTTCATTACGGAGTACATGCACGAGGTACAGGATATTATCAACAAGAAAATCCCCAATAAGTACATAGAACGTACTAAAAAACAGTTGAACTACTGGCAAAATGCTAATTACGAGTGGGCCACTGATTATGTGTACGGAATAGAAAAGGATTACCGCCTTGTAAAAGTGGGTAAAGTAGGATGTTACTTGCACGGAGACGGCCTTGCTAATGTGATTTTAAGCGACGGGTTAGGAAACTTTGCAAATACCAAAGATTACAAAGGGAAACTACATAAAGAGCAAAACGATAAGCAGCAAGATAACCAACAATTTGATATTTTGCTGAGTAATCCCCCGTATTCTGTGGCTGCCTTCCGGCAAACCACACGGGATTACTACACTGAAAAAGATTTTGACCTCTACCAGTACCTGACCGATAACAGCTCTGAAATTGAATGTTTATTTGTGGAGAGGATGAAGCAGCTGTTAAAAGACGGTGGGCTGGCCGGAATCATCTTACCCAGTTCTATTTTAACCAACACAGGTATTTACACCAAAACACGTGAATTGCTTTTGAAGTACTTTGAATTTGTAGCCATTACCGAACTGGGTTCTAATACCTTTATGGCTACGGGAACAAATACCGTGGTACTGTTCTTACGCCGTCGGAATAATTACGAATATGTGAACTTGCAAAAATCTGTAGACAAGTTTTTTAATACACATACAGACGGCAGCATTAATGGCATAGAACATCCTGTCAGTCAGTATGTTAGCCGCGTGTGGGAAGGGCTAACCTTTGATGATTATCTTACCTTGCTAGACAAAAACCCGAACGAAAAAGTACAGAAACACGACCTGTACCGGGAATACACCCAAAAATTGACCACCAAAAAAGAACAAGAATTTTGGAGCAAGGTCCTTGCGTTGGAAAAAGAAAAGCTGTTTTACTTCGTTTTGGCTTACCCGCAAAAGCTCGTAATTGTACGAACCGGGGAAAAAGAAGCAGAAAAACAGTTTTTAGGTTATGAGTTTTCTCATGCAAGAGGCAGGGAAGGTATTCATGCTATACAACGTGGTAAAACCATAGAAGAATGTACCCGTTTATTTGACCTACATTCTTTTGACAACCCACAAAAAGCCAGTACCTACATTTATAAAGCATTTCAAAAGGATTTAAACGTTCCTATTGACGATACCCTCAAAGAGAATGTGTCCCGCCTTGACTTATTGGACATGATGACCTTTGACCGGGCCGACTTTGAGAAGATTATCAACACCAAGATTAAAAAAAAACACATTCCAAGTAAATATACACAAATAAAAGTTGGGAATCTTTTGTTGCCTCTTTCTAAAAAATATACAATTGTGGCTAAAAAGGATATTCAAGAAGTTGGTAAGTATCCCGTCATAACACAAGATGAGGATTTTATTAGTGGTTATTGTGATTTGGCACATCCTGTAGACGAACTTCCTATCATTATTTTTGGAGACCACACCTGTCGTGTTAAATATATGGAACATCCCTTTATGCGTGGGGGAGATGGCACGAAGTTACTCAAAATAAATGAAAGGATTTCTCTTCCCAAATACGTGTACTATGTTTTGCAGCATTTGATTATTCCTCAAGGATATCAAAGGCACTATACCATTTTGAAAGATTCAAAAATTCCTCTGCCGCCTTTGGAAATACAGCAGAAAATTGTAGATGAAATAGAAAAAATAGAACAATATGCACATGCCATGTTACAGGACATGACTCGCTTACAACAGGAAATTAACGCTAAAGTTAGCGATATAGTTGCTCCGTTGTTGCCGTTGGATTCTGTTTGTAAGGATATCTTTGCCGGAGGAGACCTGCCAGAAGGGAATTGGAGTAAAATCTGTACTGATGAATATACGGTTCCCATTTATTCTAATGGCATAGCGGAAAAATCCTTATACGGTTATACCAACATAAAAAAAGTAGAAGAAGATGCATTATCAATTTCTGCTAGAGGAACCATTGGCTTTACAGCCATACGCAAGGCTCCATTTTATCCTATTGTTCGTTTAATAATTGCAATTCCTAACAAAACAATTATTTCCCTTAAATACTTGTGGCTAGTTTCCAAGTCATTAACTATGCCCCAAGCCGGAAAAACTATTCCACAGTTGACAGTTCCTATGGTTAAAAAAATCAAACTTCCTGTTCCTTCTCTACAAGAACAACAAAAAGTTGTTGCGGAAATTGAAAAACTAGAACAGCAGATTGAAAAGGCTCAGTCAGCTATAACCCAATCAGAACAACAAAAACAGGCTATCTTAGATAAGTACCTCAAATAACCTATCATACCCTGTCTTACTTTATCTTTTCCAAACCATACCCTATGCTGTACGCAAACGGTCGTTTTGTTTGCGTACAGCATAAAGCAAACTCCAATTCGGCGAAAAAGTCCTATATTTTTACAGTATGGCAAGATGTCCACAATTTTCCCGACGTAATGTGTTAAACATGGACCGCAAAGCGAAGTGTCCAAAAAGTGTCCAAAATACATCCCAAATGGTTCAATTTGGTTCAACTTCATTTAAAATAAACACCCTACAAAGTTAATGCTAAGACTCAACCCAAAAGCCTAATTTCTCAGACGTAAAACTTTTCTTATCGTGCTAGATTTGGTATAATAATTTTAGATTTACGCCCAGTTGGCGCAGCGGTAGCGCGTTCCCTTGACATGGGAAAGGTCACAGGTTCAATCCCTGTACTGGGCACCATTTAAAGTCCCTGCCCGCCGGGCGGGGATTTTTTTGCCCAAATCGCCTCCTGAGTTTCTCCGCCGCCTGTCTCTTTCGTTTAAAAAAGGTAAAATATAAGAAGTACGGACGACGTCTTCGCCGTTTCGCACCTAGGAGTCTGTATGAGTATTTTTGAAGCGTTAATGATGTTGGGTTTTGGGCTGGCGTGGCCGTTTAACATCAGCCGCTCGCTGCACACCAAAACCGCCGCCGGAAAAAGTTTTTTGTTCATGATTACCATTGAATTGGCCTACATTTGCGGTATGATTCATAAAATCCTGTATAATTTTGACTTGGTCTTCTGGCTGTATGTATTGAACTTTGTAATGGTGCTGATTGATTTGGTGCTGATGATCCGCTACACCAAGCTTGATTGGTTCCGCAAACAGCACGCCCAGCTGCGGGAAGCCCGCCGCAAAGCACGGCAATAATACGCCGCTGACACTGCGGGCAGAAAAAGTTATAATGGAAACACGAACTAGCTGGTTTTAAAAAGAGGGACTTTATGATCCGATTTAACTGTGATTACAGCGAAGGCGCACATCCCGCCGTGCTGGAAAAGCTGGCGCTGACGAACCTAGAACAAACGCCGGGCTACGGGCAGGACATTTACTGCCGCCGGGCGGCGGATTTAATCAAAAACTTATGCGCCGCACCGGACGCGGACGTTCACTTTTTAATGGGCGGCACGCAAACCAACCTCACCGTCATTGCGGCCTGCCTACGCCCGTACCAAGGGGTGATTTCCGCCACTTCCGGCCATATCAACGTGCACGAAACCGGCGCCATTGAAACCACCGGCCACCGCGTTATTACCGTCGAAGAACAAAACGGCAAGCTGACCGCGGAACAAATCGCCCGCTGCTGCCAGGAACACTGGCAGGATGACAATCCGGAATTTGCCCCGCAGCCCAAGCTGGTATATCTTTCCTTCCCTACCGAATACGGCACCCTGTATTCCAAAGCCGAGCTGACGGCCATCCGCCGCGTATGCGACGAGCATAATTTATTCTTATTTATGGACGGCGCCCGCCTGGGCTACGGGTTGGAAGCGCCCGGGAACGATTTGACGCTTTCGGACATTGCCGCCTGCTGCGACGTGTTCTATATCGGCGGCACGAAAATCGGCGCTTTGCTGGGAGAAGCGGTGGTCATCGTCAACCCGAAACTGCAAAAAGATTTCCGCTATTTTATGAAGCAAAAAGGCGCTATGCTGGCCAAAGGGCGCGTGCTGGGACTGCAATTTTTGGCACTGTTTGAAAACGGCCTGTATTTTAAAATCTCCAAACACGCAGACGATATGGCCCAGCTAATCCGCCGCGCCTGCCAAGAGGCGGGGTACTCGTTTCTGTACGATTCCCCCACCAACCAGCAGTTTCCGATTATGCCGGAAAAGACCATCAAGCAGTTGGAAGAGTTTTACGCCTTTTCCCACACCCGCCGCCTAGACCGCGGCCGGGCGGCCATCCGCATTTGCACCAGCTGGGCCACGCGAGAAGAAGACGTGCGCCAGCTCACAGCCGACATCCGCAAATACGCGGGGAAATAAATATGTTTTACATTGGTTGCCATTTATCTGCGTCCAAGGGCTGGGAAGCCATGGGCAAAACCGCCTTGGAAATTAACGCCAATACCTTCCAGTTTTTTACGCGCAACCCCCGCGGCAGCAAGGCCAAAGAGCTGGACTTGCAAGACGTGGCCCGCCTGCGCCAACTGCTGGTGCAGCACCGTTTTGGCCCCGTCATCGCACACGCTCCCTATACCTTAAATCCGGCCGCGGCCGACCCGCACATCCGCACTTTTGCCCGCCAAACCTTGGCGGACGATTTGGCCCGGCTGGAACACCTGCCCGGCAATTTGTACAATTTTCACCCCGGCAGCCACGTGGGCCAAGGAACCGAAGCGGGCATCCGCCTGATTATTCAAACACTAAATGATATTTTAAGCCCCCGGCAGCACACAACGGTTTTGCTGGAAACCATGGCCGGCAAAGGCAGTGAAATCGGACGCAGTTTTGACGAATTAAAGCAGATTTTGGACGGAGTGAAACAAAACGACAAGCTGGGCGTGTGCCTGGACACCTGCCACGTGCACGACGCCGGCTATTCGCTGGCGGTGCTGGACGGCATGCTGGAAGAATTTGACAAGCAAATTGGCCTTCCCAGGCTAAAAGCCGTTCACTTAAACGACAGCCTCAACCCCCGCGGCGCCCATAAAGACCGCCACGCCCCAATCGGCCAAGGGGAAATCGGCACCCAAACCCTGGCCCGGGTCATCAATCACCCGGCCTTAAAAGACCTTCCTTTTTGTTTGGAAACGCCCAACGATTTGGCCGGATACGCGCGGGAAATTGCGCTGCTTCGCAGTTTGCGCGCCGATTAGCTAACGCCGAACACGGGCCACCAACATCACGCTGTATCCCCCCACCCACCAAGCCGCCCAAGAATGGGGCAGCAGCACATGCGCCACCTTTCGGATCAGCATGCCGATTCGGCTGCGAAGCCGCGGCAAAGGAGGAGGGCATTCCACATATTTATTGGTATAGTGCCAGCTTAAAATTTGATATCCCCTGTTGCGAAGCACCCGGCGCAGGTAAGGTGCAGTGTAGAAGTGAATGTGCCCCACAGTGCGGCGTTCCGTTTCTAAAATTTCCGGTTTAATCACGCTGCGCACCGACAAATCAAGCGGCACATGCAGCACCAGCAAAGGGGCTTTACTCTCTAAATGGGTTAAAAATAAATCGGGCTCCGGCACATGTTCCAGCACATCTATCGCCAATACGGCGTCAAAAGACGCTTGTCCCGTTTTGTTTCCCTGCACAAAGTGCACGTTGTCGGGGGCTCCCTGCAGGCACAGCTGATGCGCCTGCGGCGAGATATCACACCCGGTAAAATGCATATGCGGCCGTTTCCGGGCCCACTCTTTTAACAGTTCCCCGGCCCCGCAGCCGACGTCGCACACGTTGTGTAATTTTCCGGTTACTCCCGCCTGCTCCAATGCGCGCAGCACATGCTGCAGTTTCCAGCGGGCATCTTGGGCGTGCCAGCCGGGATTGGCTTGCAGGTAGGTACCGTCTGTATAAATGGAAGTCATAGGCTTATTATAACTAAAAAAGACTTCCTGCGCACACCGCCTCGCCGACGGCTTTTTCCCCCTTTCTTGCGGGCCCTTTTTCTCCTCGCAAATCACGCTTAAATAAGGCTTTCTTTTTATCTTAAATTCTGTATAATAGAAATATATTGCTTTTTTAATTCAAACCGGAGGACAAATGAAGAATTTGACTGCAGGACTCATCCTTGCGTTTTGTTTCGCTTCTGCGGCAAACGCCCAAACCTGGAAGCCGATTGAAACGGCGGGCCCGGTGGAAGGGGAAACTGTAACGATTAACAAGCCTCTTACCCAAGAAGCTACCAATATGATGATTGCTGGCGGCGCTTCGATGAACGCCACTGCCACCAACAACACGCTAAACATTTCCACGGACATCGCCGAAACGAATACCACGGTTCCGGAAGGACAATATAACCACTATATCGCCGGCGGGGCTGTTTATAATAACACGGCCGATGGAAACACCGTCAACATCTCCGGGGCAAACATTTCCGGCCGTGCGGTGGCCGGCGGGTTGGCCCGCACCAACCGCGCAGATGCGGTGGATGCCGAAAAATGGAATACGGGCAACGCCACCAACAATACGGTTAATATCACGGGCGCAACCATTAACGTAAATCCCCAAACGGCGGACAGCGTATTTGACATGGAAGGAGATCCTGTGGCCGTAGCCGGCGGGGCTTCTCAGTTTTTTATCGGCAACGCCTCGGGCAACACCGTAAACATTACAGACTCTGCGATTACCGGCGGGGTAGTGGGAGGGCTTTCCTACGTCAAAACCTCGCAGGAAGAAGTGGACAACCACCCCGACATTACGGCCGACCGCAACAACAATAACAATACCGTCAATCTGACCGGATCTACCGTGACGGGAGACATTTACGGCTCCTTGGGCGGTGTAACCGGCAATTACAATACGGTGATCTTAAACAAAACCACCGTGAACGGAAGCGCCTTTGCCGCCAAAAGCGGTTTTTCCCTCTACGACGGAGAACAATCCGTAGGAACCTTTGACTACAACCGCTTGGATTTATTAAACGGCTCCCGCGTTCAATCTGCCGCGGCAGTTTCGGCCGCCAACAACAACGCCAGCCACAACATCATGAACATCCAAGATTCCACCGTTGCCGACGGTACCTTGTACACCGTCAAAATGATTCACGGCCAGGAAGACAATTCTTCCACTATCGGCGGAACGACGGATTACAACACCTTAACCATTACCAACACGCCTATGACGGCCTACGAAATCGGCGGGGCGGTAAACTTTACGGGGAACCCGAGCCATAACACGGTTTCTATCTCCGGTTCCGACTTGACGCTTACTTATAACGGAAATGACACCTTAGGCGGCGTAATGAATATCCAGTCGTTAACCAGCCAAGAACTTTTAGGCACCAAAACGTCTCTGGACAACCCCATTTCGCCAGTACTGAATACTTCCCACGGGTACATCTTGGGTGGGGCTACGTCCGACTACACCAGCCAAACCAATACCGAACCGACCGAAGAAGCGCCGGAAGAATTTATCTTGGGTTTTGGCTCCGCCGCGGACAACAACACCATCTCGCTGCAAAACGGCACGATTAACGCCAATGTAATGGGCGGGTTTGCTTCGTACGTACGGGAAGTAAACTACACTACCCAGCAAACGGATGAAAAGGGACGCGTGACGGAAAAAGTGGAAGTAAGCAAAACCGGACTGACGACCACGACCACCACTACTTCCTACACCTATAACGAAGAAACCGGCGAAGTAACCACGCAAACCTCCACCGATACCGACACGGCCGAACAGATTGACGACAAATTCAGTGCCTCCGGCAACACCATTATGCTGACGGACGTTACCGTAAACGGCAACGTATACGGCGGCTATGTGGACGGAGCCGAACTGAAACAAGAAAATATGCTGGCGCAAAACAATACGGTTGTATTAGCCGGCAATACGCAAGTAAACGGCACGGTATACGGCGGATCTAACCCCTATTATGCCAACACCAACAAGCTGGTCTTCAGCCATATCGCCAACGGAAATAATTTCGTTTCCTTCGATATGAACAACTTCAAGAATTTCAACCCGATGACGTCCATCTACGGGGATTTTGACACCCGCCTTGAATTTACCGGCGGCGATGTACATGCGCAAATGACCTTGGCTTCCAGCGCTATGAAAGAAACGGACGCCACCGTCATCATCCGCACCCCCGGCGACATTCTGGACGGCTACGGCCCGGTGGAATGCAACGGAGACCCCAACTGCATTAAATATACCTCCGACGTTGCTTTAACCAACAACAAACTGGGCGCCTATTCTTTTACGCTGACTCCGGATTTGCAGGGCAACGTTTTGGAATGGACGCTCGCCAGCCGCAAAGACAAAGCGAACGTGGAAATGTACGGGCAGCTGCCGTTAGTCGGGTTGGCTCTCGTAAGCGAAGGGCCGGAAATGCTCAACCAAACCATGAATGATATTTGGCAGAGCGATACGGATCAAAACTCCTTTGTAAACGCTGCGTACCACCACACCCGCTACAAAACGGGCAGCGGCTTTGATTTGGATTCCTCGGTTGTTCATGCCGGTGCGTGGAAAAAATTCACGGACGACTGGGTATTGGGCTTCTTTGC
The window above is part of the Elusimicrobium sp. An273 genome. Proteins encoded here:
- a CDS encoding tyrosine-type recombinase/integrase, which gives rise to MKEIEKGKVYLIDFRDSEGKRWRKKIHGTKKYAVEVATRLMKEKEDDVFFPERRTLKVTYGQLADAYWELHGKELPGRSAKSMWKICKDKFGNVKMKDLTSTKLQQFYNELLTKGGIKNKGLKSSTCNRYFAVLGAVIEYGIKHDLWNGKNPCVVVTKKPEDNNREAYWGNDKLTQLFQYCKNKQAQQIVRFALHSGMRRREIFDLDWSNVDMGLGVIYILQSKTHQKRIVPMSEHLKALLQEIGPKTSGKVFTMKVSTFESAFKRAKAKAGLKGLTFHDLRHTFATTFRVRNGSMSNLQGILGHTTPRMTNRYAHLSPEYLKEVIACMNTPQGKA
- a CDS encoding CopG family transcriptional regulator; this encodes MEKQTPKKTNPTIAFVATPEIVQALEKRSKTEERSISWLIRKALEAYLHI
- a CDS encoding helix-turn-helix domain-containing protein, with translation MEELMTVEELAEYLRTTPGTVYTWKSMGIIPPKCVKKIGRKLLFIVREIEEWVNNL
- a CDS encoding phage/plasmid replication domain-containing protein, whose amino-acid sequence is MINTVGLLLQPHAEFELSSKACVDDIEANWKYLRKQKDYFPALELLPDERLKIEFSPSKVWCGQNLYEIVPSDIPQVLLRLNTLLNKAHVLTCPAILFYAHVYRIDYAKVCYLPFSSQTMWSCLQEQHRGGHYRQAFTFYTDDGHMAAGSLKRRKVCFYNKTAEILQDKRNEDELKDILNNLPGTFYRLECSLKTAKEIDRELKVCSVSVESCCLKDLSQENVVRAVLQKNLEKTVQHWHVPDKAKALDKVRMWLDQKEYENTRSLLTDMLHVMSCVYVGVEDVRQIIEKKLGKRRAREFIQRFEKLQLEDVHCLAVFKETFMKAVQELNPLSNTDLDELTRKEIVTESDTCLFAPVLLAIVELFISTPLG
- a CDS encoding restriction endonuclease subunit S; the encoded protein is MQKYKELLRVLGFQPKENAVDVYAKTYPNHRYVIEVDFQKEQINYGPLIKSESKTTQNFSQAENWVVLECVDRLLTKGYAPDRLILEKTWPAGHGTSGRLDVCVLREKDDSEYLLIECKTYGKEFDKAVAKMNKDGDQLFTYFKFSNKADVIMLYTSELQGKKVVYKNEIVKIEDDYRAGDVKDFYEKWNKLTKDNGIFESWVSPYCFANKALIKSQLKPINQEDSSFIFNRFLEILRHNVVSDKGNAFNKIFTLFLCKVYDETSKEDDEELEFQWKEGVDDHVSFQLRLTDLYKNGMKVFLSRTVSDFDESEFDNKYKHLSQETKAELLKEINTLRLEKNNEFAIKEVYDHDSFVENAKIVKEVVELLQGYKIRYNKRQQYLSDFFELLLTTGLKQEAGQFFTPVPVAQFIIKSLPLEDMIDKTLSSKTGDLLPYMIDYAAGSGHFITEYMHEVQDIINKKIPNKYIERTKKQLNYWQNANYEWATDYVYGIEKDYRLVKVGKVGCYLHGDGLANVILSDGLGNFANTKDYKGKLHKEQNDKQQDNQQFDILLSNPPYSVAAFRQTTRDYYTEKDFDLYQYLTDNSSEIECLFVERMKQLLKDGGLAGIILPSSILTNTGIYTKTRELLLKYFEFVAITELGSNTFMATGTNTVVLFLRRRNNYEYVNLQKSVDKFFNTHTDGSINGIEHPVSQYVSRVWEGLTFDDYLTLLDKNPNEKVQKHDLYREYTQKLTTKKEQEFWSKVLALEKEKLFYFVLAYPQKLVIVRTGEKEAEKQFLGYEFSHARGREGIHAIQRGKTIEECTRLFDLHSFDNPQKASTYIYKAFQKDLNVPIDDTLKENVSRLDLLDMMTFDRADFEKIINTKIKKKHIPSKYTQIKVGNLLLPLSKKYTIVAKKDIQEVGKYPVITQDEDFISGYCDLAHPVDELPIIIFGDHTCRVKYMEHPFMRGGDGTKLLKINERISLPKYVYYVLQHLIIPQGYQRHYTILKDSKIPLPPLEIQQKIVDEIEKIEQYAHAMLQDMTRLQQEINAKVSDIVAPLLPLDSVCKDIFAGGDLPEGNWSKICTDEYTVPIYSNGIAEKSLYGYTNIKKVEEDALSISARGTIGFTAIRKAPFYPIVRLIIAIPNKTIISLKYLWLVSKSLTMPQAGKTIPQLTVPMVKKIKLPVPSLQEQQKVVAEIEKLEQQIEKAQSAITQSEQQKQAILDKYLK
- a CDS encoding threonine aldolase family protein, coding for MIRFNCDYSEGAHPAVLEKLALTNLEQTPGYGQDIYCRRAADLIKNLCAAPDADVHFLMGGTQTNLTVIAACLRPYQGVISATSGHINVHETGAIETTGHRVITVEEQNGKLTAEQIARCCQEHWQDDNPEFAPQPKLVYLSFPTEYGTLYSKAELTAIRRVCDEHNLFLFMDGARLGYGLEAPGNDLTLSDIAACCDVFYIGGTKIGALLGEAVVIVNPKLQKDFRYFMKQKGAMLAKGRVLGLQFLALFENGLYFKISKHADDMAQLIRRACQEAGYSFLYDSPTNQQFPIMPEKTIKQLEEFYAFSHTRRLDRGRAAIRICTSWATREEDVRQLTADIRKYAGK